A window from Desulfatiglans anilini DSM 4660 encodes these proteins:
- a CDS encoding helix-turn-helix domain-containing protein — translation MGRASRIEYPGACYYICSKREERQSIFEEDGDFETFLLILKDVVLLYRWKCYAWSLMDDQYQIVAETPKGNLSRGMRQLNGVYTQQFNRRHGRKGPLFHHRYQSILIEKKRYLLELCRYVVLSPVRRGFVKRPEEYPWSSFIVEGRDGPAPKICDMDWVLLHFGGDDREAMRRYALYVQNGIGTRFPSEDLKDRCILGCEHFVSAVRRMLRSGVGLQRAVKFNGSGRRPSLEALFAPHGPVDKERRNKAIARARWEFGYSLKEIAKHACVHPSTISRIARGRSAEELEAPFTFPHS, via the coding sequence ATGGGACGGGCCTCGAGAATAGAGTATCCGGGGGCTTGCTATTATATCTGCTCCAAAAGAGAAGAACGGCAGAGCATCTTTGAGGAAGATGGCGATTTCGAAACCTTCCTCCTGATCCTCAAAGACGTCGTGTTGTTGTACCGGTGGAAGTGCTATGCTTGGTCTTTGATGGACGATCAATACCAGATAGTTGCCGAAACGCCCAAAGGGAACCTCTCAAGGGGCATGCGCCAGCTGAACGGCGTGTATACCCAGCAATTCAACCGCCGACACGGGCGTAAAGGCCCTTTGTTTCATCATCGCTACCAATCGATTCTGATCGAGAAGAAGAGGTATCTTCTCGAACTCTGCCGGTATGTCGTATTGAGTCCGGTAAGGAGAGGGTTCGTGAAAAGGCCCGAGGAATACCCCTGGAGCAGTTTCATAGTGGAAGGCAGGGATGGTCCTGCGCCGAAGATTTGTGATATGGACTGGGTCCTGCTCCATTTCGGGGGCGACGACCGGGAGGCAATGCGCCGCTATGCGCTCTATGTTCAGAATGGCATTGGGACCCGCTTTCCATCAGAAGACCTGAAAGACCGCTGCATCCTGGGCTGCGAGCATTTCGTCAGCGCTGTGAGACGGATGTTGAGGAGTGGAGTCGGGCTGCAACGGGCAGTTAAGTTCAACGGTTCGGGCAGACGGCCGAGTCTTGAGGCACTCTTTGCCCCGCATGGTCCGGTAGACAAAGAGCGCCGGAACAAGGCCATTGCACGGGCTCGCTGGGAGTTCGGCTACAGTCTGAAAGAAATCGCGAAGCATGCATGCGTCCATCCTTCCACCATCAGCAGGATTGCCCGCGGGCGATCCGCCGAGGAGTTGGAGGCGCCTTTTACCTTTCCCCATTCATGA
- a CDS encoding FlgO family outer membrane protein, which translates to MAFQSGEAGGCRDRQVFRGRPLAVSLFVVVFAALLSFACGCVANKLIARQGAHSFEGRVTSYQIEKLFNTGYVEIRSADGSGTKRFESDPLTKFLGDELPRTGDYVKVTYLVDNEVNKLCSLQVEHNKPAAVYLPAPRSAAAAKSGSSERFCSDIPDEEIKGFGRVKKVVNVRSGASTSCAKLSQASPGDRLRLLGKKDRWYYLELPDGTKGWMYSPLVQVEGQETTISAPTAVTVELPEVKGEKISIAVLDFSNTTPEAAEVNLGKMICEKITTALVNSDAFKTIEREQLTKVVSELELGQTGIIDTSKAIEIGKIYNADAIIVGSAALMNNEISLDARIIEVESGVIISAESRTGSYSLSGISAMSQQIVNSLARKFYRES; encoded by the coding sequence ATGGCGTTTCAAAGCGGAGAGGCCGGAGGCTGCCGGGATAGGCAGGTGTTCAGAGGCCGGCCTTTGGCGGTATCGCTTTTCGTGGTGGTGTTCGCGGCGCTTCTGTCGTTTGCTTGCGGCTGCGTTGCGAACAAGCTGATTGCCCGGCAGGGGGCCCATTCCTTTGAAGGACGAGTCACATCCTATCAGATCGAAAAACTGTTCAACACGGGGTATGTAGAGATCCGCTCCGCAGACGGAAGCGGGACGAAGCGGTTCGAATCGGATCCCCTCACGAAATTTCTCGGGGATGAACTGCCTCGTACAGGGGATTACGTAAAGGTCACCTATCTTGTCGATAACGAGGTCAATAAGCTATGCAGCTTGCAGGTCGAACACAACAAACCGGCTGCTGTCTACCTGCCTGCCCCACGTTCTGCCGCCGCCGCGAAATCGGGCTCTTCGGAGCGTTTCTGTTCGGATATTCCCGACGAAGAGATCAAGGGGTTCGGGCGGGTGAAAAAGGTCGTGAATGTAAGGAGCGGCGCGAGTACCAGCTGCGCGAAGCTCTCACAGGCCTCGCCCGGCGACAGACTGAGGCTGCTCGGAAAGAAGGACCGATGGTACTACCTCGAGCTGCCCGATGGAACCAAGGGCTGGATGTACAGTCCGCTTGTCCAGGTGGAAGGTCAGGAAACGACGATTTCCGCTCCGACCGCTGTCACCGTGGAGCTCCCGGAGGTGAAAGGGGAGAAAATCTCGATCGCGGTGCTGGATTTTTCCAACACGACGCCCGAAGCTGCTGAAGTCAACCTCGGGAAGATGATTTGTGAGAAGATCACCACCGCCCTGGTGAATTCCGATGCCTTCAAGACCATCGAGCGCGAGCAATTGACCAAAGTGGTGAGCGAACTCGAACTCGGTCAGACCGGGATCATCGATACGTCGAAGGCCATCGAGATCGGAAAGATATACAACGCCGACGCCATCATCGTGGGAAGCGCGGCCTTGATGAACAACGAGATCAGTCTGGACGCGAGAATCATAGAGGTGGAAAGCGGTGTGATCATCAGCGCTGAATCGAGGACCGGGAGCTACAGCCTTTCGGGTATCAGCGCTATGTCGCAGCAGATAGTGAACAGCCTTGCGCGCAAATTCTACCGGGAGTCCTGA
- a CDS encoding tetratricopeptide repeat protein, translating into MKARDKKKVGLSLVVLVALLLLCSCQSAPPPAPEPTAEDYFNQGMRYFKAANYDYAIREFRMATAENPSYIDAYFYLGQCYEKKQVWDDAISSYKECIKLDSQYLKAREALGVLYYDLQKYSQAREQLEAAKSLGSILPKVYFCLGEILRTDGDCKGAMAEYQRALQLDPAYVAAKDGLKLATDDCNRKYRKPQAAPLPKKEKTFQGGGAAIDPRKF; encoded by the coding sequence ATGAAGGCAAGGGACAAAAAGAAGGTGGGTCTGTCTTTGGTTGTGCTAGTGGCCTTGTTGTTATTGTGTTCGTGTCAGAGCGCGCCCCCGCCGGCGCCTGAGCCTACGGCCGAGGACTATTTCAACCAGGGGATGCGGTATTTCAAGGCTGCAAATTATGATTACGCCATAAGGGAGTTCAGAATGGCGACCGCGGAGAATCCCTCTTACATAGACGCCTATTTCTACCTGGGGCAGTGCTACGAGAAAAAACAGGTTTGGGACGATGCGATATCCTCCTACAAGGAATGCATCAAGCTTGACAGCCAATATCTGAAGGCTCGGGAAGCCCTGGGTGTGCTCTATTACGACCTCCAAAAGTATTCTCAGGCGCGGGAGCAGCTGGAGGCCGCGAAGAGCCTGGGGAGTATTCTGCCCAAGGTGTATTTCTGTCTGGGTGAGATCTTGAGAACGGACGGGGACTGCAAGGGAGCGATGGCGGAATACCAGCGTGCGCTGCAGCTGGATCCAGCCTATGTGGCTGCCAAGGACGGTCTCAAACTTGCCACGGATGACTGCAATAGAAAATACAGGAAGCCCCAGGCGGCGCCTCTTCCCAAAAAAGAAAAGACGTTTCAGGGCGGTGGAGCTGCGATCGATCCGAGGAAGTTTTAG